In one Mycobacterium heckeshornense genomic region, the following are encoded:
- a CDS encoding NAD(P)-dependent oxidoreductase has protein sequence MTQQVKLGYIGLGNMGAPMAKRLVDWPGGLIVFDIRTEAMTPLAEAGATLADTVADVAGADIISVTVLDDDQVRQVVGELATHAKPGTVIAIHSTISDTTAADLANELKPQGIHIVDAPVSGGGRAADKGELATMVGAERDVYERVKPTFRRWASLVIHAGPPGAGTRMKLARNMLTFTSYAAACEAMKLAEAAGLDLQALGRVVRHTDALTGGPGAIMVRDDMKPLEPGHFLYEPFLHTRGLGEKDLSLALALGEVLSVELPLAEVALQRLADGLGLPHTAPSK, from the coding sequence ATGACTCAACAGGTGAAGCTCGGCTACATCGGGCTGGGCAACATGGGTGCCCCGATGGCCAAGCGGCTGGTCGACTGGCCCGGCGGTCTCATCGTGTTCGACATCCGTACCGAGGCCATGACGCCGCTGGCCGAAGCCGGCGCCACCCTGGCCGACACGGTCGCCGACGTCGCCGGGGCCGACATCATCAGCGTCACTGTGCTCGACGACGACCAGGTGCGGCAGGTGGTCGGCGAGCTGGCCACCCACGCCAAGCCCGGCACCGTCATCGCGATCCACTCCACGATCAGCGACACCACGGCTGCCGACCTGGCCAACGAGCTGAAACCGCAAGGCATCCACATCGTCGACGCCCCGGTCAGCGGTGGGGGGCGGGCTGCCGACAAGGGTGAATTGGCCACCATGGTGGGCGCCGAGCGTGACGTGTACGAGCGAGTCAAGCCGACGTTCCGACGGTGGGCGTCGCTGGTCATCCACGCCGGACCACCCGGCGCGGGAACCCGGATGAAGCTGGCCCGCAACATGTTGACGTTTACGTCCTATGCTGCTGCGTGCGAGGCGATGAAGCTCGCCGAGGCGGCCGGGCTTGACCTGCAGGCCCTGGGTCGAGTGGTGCGTCACACCGACGCCCTCACCGGCGGGCCGGGTGCCATCATGGTCCGCGACGACATGAAACCCCTTGAGCCGGGCCACTTCTTGTACGAGCCGTTCCTGCACACGCGCGGGCTGGGCGAGAAGGACCTGAGCCTGGCGCTAGCGCTGGGTGAGGTGTTATCGGTTGAGCTGCCGCTTGCCGAAGTGGCGTTACAGCGGCTAGCGGACGGCCTTGGCCTGCCGCACACGGCCCCGTCGAAGTGA
- a CDS encoding carboxymuconolactone decarboxylase family protein, protein MDELRRKGLEKMNEVYAWDMPDMPGEYFALTVDHLFGRIWTRPGLSMRDKRLMTLSVVTALGQQDLAEVQVNAALQNGELTEDELREVAIFLTHYVGFPLGSGLNGVIERVTARRKKAAAEGTADDKKANVNAAVKMHTGKTLD, encoded by the coding sequence ATGGACGAACTGCGTCGCAAAGGCCTCGAGAAGATGAACGAGGTCTACGCCTGGGATATGCCGGATATGCCGGGCGAGTATTTCGCGTTGACCGTCGATCACCTCTTCGGGCGGATCTGGACGCGTCCCGGATTGTCCATGCGTGACAAGCGACTGATGACGTTATCGGTTGTCACCGCGCTCGGGCAGCAGGACCTCGCCGAGGTTCAGGTCAACGCCGCATTGCAGAACGGGGAGTTGACCGAGGACGAACTGCGCGAAGTGGCCATCTTTTTGACCCACTACGTCGGGTTCCCGCTCGGCTCGGGGCTGAACGGCGTGATCGAACGGGTAACGGCCAGGCGTAAGAAGGCCGCCGCCGAAGGAACCGCCGACGACAAGAAGGCCAACGTCAACGCGGCGGTCAAGATGCACACGGGTAAGACGCTCGACTAA
- the purD gene encoding phosphoribosylamine--glycine ligase, with protein sequence MRVLVIGSGAREHALLLALRDDPEVDALFVAPGNAGTALIAEQHPVDITSAEEVVELAQRVRSDLVVIGPEIPLVLGVADALRDAGVACFGPSEDAARIEGSKAFAKEVMAAAGVRTAASEIVDNPAHLDAALARFGVAAGDPAWVVKDDRLAAGKGVVVTPDREVARAHAAGLLEAGHPVVLESYLDGPEVSLFSLVDGRTVVPMLAAQDFKRVGDGDTGPNTGGMGAYAPLPWLPAETCQQIVGEIVEPVAAELVRRGSPFCGLLYAGLAITAAGPAVVEFNCRFGDPETQSVLALLESPLGQLLYATATGGLASFGDLRWRDGAAVTVVLAAENYPGRPRLGDVVVGAEADGVLHAGTARRDDGAIVSSGGRVLSVVGTGPDLSGARSVAYRIIDSIKLPGGHFRSDIALLAAEDKIHV encoded by the coding sequence GTGCGCGTCCTGGTAATCGGTTCCGGTGCCCGTGAGCATGCTCTGTTGTTGGCTTTGCGCGACGATCCTGAAGTCGATGCGCTTTTTGTTGCCCCCGGCAACGCCGGGACCGCGCTGATCGCCGAGCAGCACCCGGTCGACATCACCTCGGCGGAAGAGGTTGTCGAGCTGGCCCAGCGGGTGCGCTCCGATCTGGTGGTCATCGGTCCCGAGATACCGCTGGTGCTCGGCGTGGCCGACGCGCTGCGCGACGCCGGCGTCGCCTGCTTCGGGCCCTCCGAAGACGCCGCGCGGATCGAAGGTTCGAAGGCGTTCGCCAAGGAGGTGATGGCCGCGGCCGGGGTGCGCACCGCTGCCAGCGAGATCGTGGATAACCCTGCGCACTTGGATGCGGCGCTGGCGCGGTTCGGGGTGGCCGCGGGTGACCCGGCATGGGTCGTGAAAGACGACCGGCTGGCGGCGGGCAAGGGCGTGGTGGTGACGCCCGACCGCGAGGTCGCCCGCGCGCACGCCGCGGGGCTGCTCGAAGCCGGGCACCCGGTGGTGTTGGAGTCTTACCTCGACGGCCCGGAGGTGTCGCTGTTCAGCCTGGTTGACGGCCGCACGGTAGTGCCGATGCTGGCCGCGCAGGACTTCAAGCGGGTCGGCGACGGCGATACCGGACCCAACACCGGTGGCATGGGTGCCTACGCACCGTTGCCCTGGCTGCCCGCCGAGACCTGCCAGCAGATCGTCGGCGAGATCGTCGAACCCGTTGCCGCCGAACTGGTCCGGCGCGGCAGTCCGTTTTGCGGGCTGCTCTACGCCGGTCTGGCGATCACCGCCGCGGGGCCGGCGGTGGTCGAATTCAACTGCCGCTTCGGGGATCCGGAAACCCAGTCGGTGCTGGCGTTGCTGGAATCGCCGCTGGGCCAACTGCTGTACGCGACAGCCACCGGTGGGTTGGCGAGCTTCGGAGATCTGCGCTGGCGCGACGGGGCCGCGGTGACTGTGGTGCTGGCGGCGGAAAACTATCCGGGGCGGCCTCGGCTCGGCGACGTGGTCGTCGGCGCGGAGGCCGATGGCGTGTTGCACGCCGGGACGGCCCGCCGCGACGACGGCGCGATCGTGTCTTCAGGCGGCCGGGTGCTCTCGGTGGTGGGCACCGGTCCCGACCTGTCCGGTGCGCGCTCGGTGGCCTATCGCATCATCGATTCAATCAAGTTGCCCGGCGGGCACTTTCGCAGCGACATCGCATTGCTCGCCGCGGAGGACAAGATCCACGTCTAG
- a CDS encoding gamma-glutamyltransferase family protein has translation MTAPFDWDLPYGWPRKPILARNVVCTSQPLAAQAGLQMLADGGSAVDAAVAAAVTLTVVEPVSNGIGSDAFAIVWDGHRLHGLNASGRSPTAWTPEYFGNRGVPPFGWDSVTVPGAVSGWVELHANFGRLPFARLFEPAIAYARNGFLVSPTVAAQWAGQVPLFRDQPGFADVFMPGGRAPKAGELVTFPDHAATLEKIAATTGAAFYRGELAAQLEAHAAANSAAMRASDLAAHRADWVGTISGSYRGYTIHEIPPNGQGIVALIALGILEQFEMDSAPVDSADSLHLQIEALKLAFADAHAYVADIDHMPLRPEKLLDREYLKHRAALIDPKRAKPAFAGTPSGGTVYLTAADASGVMVSMIQSNYLGFGSGVVVPGTGIALHNRGANFAATPGHPNQVGPRKRPYHTIIPGFVTKDAAPVMSFGVMGGPMQPQGHVQVMVRIVDHGQNPQAACDGPRVRWVQGMQVCCERGFPPATLDELRQRGHQLVVADDYDQFGSCQAIWRLDDGYLAVSDPRRDGQAAGF, from the coding sequence ATGACCGCACCCTTTGACTGGGACCTTCCTTACGGTTGGCCGCGAAAGCCGATCCTGGCCCGCAACGTGGTGTGCACCTCGCAACCGCTTGCCGCCCAAGCGGGTCTGCAGATGCTCGCCGACGGCGGCAGCGCAGTCGACGCGGCCGTCGCCGCTGCCGTCACCCTCACGGTGGTGGAACCGGTCTCCAACGGGATCGGCTCGGACGCCTTCGCCATCGTCTGGGATGGCCACCGTCTGCACGGGCTCAACGCGTCGGGCCGATCCCCCACCGCTTGGACACCCGAATACTTCGGCAACCGCGGTGTCCCGCCGTTTGGCTGGGATTCGGTCACCGTGCCCGGCGCGGTGTCGGGCTGGGTGGAGCTGCACGCCAACTTCGGTCGACTGCCCTTTGCGCGGCTTTTTGAGCCAGCAATTGCCTACGCCCGCAATGGTTTTCTCGTTTCGCCGACAGTCGCCGCGCAGTGGGCAGGTCAGGTGCCACTGTTCCGGGACCAGCCGGGGTTCGCCGACGTGTTCATGCCCGGCGGCCGCGCCCCGAAGGCCGGTGAGCTCGTGACGTTTCCCGATCATGCCGCCACGCTTGAGAAGATCGCCGCCACCACCGGTGCGGCGTTTTATCGTGGAGAGCTGGCGGCGCAGCTGGAGGCCCATGCGGCGGCCAACAGCGCCGCCATGCGGGCCAGCGACCTCGCCGCTCACCGCGCCGACTGGGTCGGCACAATCAGCGGTTCCTACCGCGGCTACACCATCCACGAGATCCCACCCAACGGCCAGGGAATCGTCGCCTTAATCGCGTTGGGCATTCTCGAACAGTTCGAGATGGATTCTGCTCCAGTAGATTCCGCTGACAGTCTGCATCTGCAGATCGAAGCACTCAAGCTGGCCTTCGCCGACGCGCACGCCTATGTCGCCGACATCGACCACATGCCGCTGCGCCCGGAGAAGCTGCTCGACCGCGAGTACCTGAAGCACCGTGCGGCGCTGATCGACCCGAAACGGGCCAAGCCGGCGTTCGCGGGAACGCCGAGCGGCGGCACAGTGTATCTCACCGCGGCCGACGCGTCCGGCGTCATGGTGTCGATGATTCAGTCGAACTACCTGGGCTTCGGCTCCGGTGTGGTGGTGCCGGGAACGGGAATCGCGTTGCACAACCGCGGCGCGAATTTCGCTGCGACACCCGGGCATCCGAATCAGGTGGGCCCGCGTAAACGGCCGTACCACACGATCATTCCGGGCTTCGTCACCAAAGACGCCGCGCCGGTGATGAGCTTTGGGGTGATGGGCGGACCCATGCAGCCCCAAGGCCACGTGCAGGTGATGGTCCGCATCGTCGACCATGGCCAAAATCCGCAGGCCGCCTGTGATGGTCCCCGGGTCCGCTGGGTGCAGGGCATGCAGGTCTGCTGCGAACGCGGTTTTCCGCCGGCGACTCTCGACGAGCTGCGGCAGCGCGGCCACCAGCTGGTTGTGGCAGACGACTACGACCAGTTCGGCAGCTGCCAGGCGATCTGGCGGCTTGACGACGGCTATCTCGCGGTGAGCGATCCCCGCCGGGACGGTCAGGCCGCGGGCTTCTAG
- a CDS encoding FadD7 family fatty acid--CoA ligase, with translation MTSTAETSSPRVADLVRAAARRCPQARALVVTADRTPISYRGLLGLVDDLAAQLARGGLRPGDRVALRAPSSAEFVSGLLAGSRAGLVVVPVDPALPLAEQHARIAAAGARVVLTDADDPGDAPFPCWSISLGNGAVSLHPAGAPLGPSAPLEGLRPDDAMIMFTGGTTGSPKMVPWTHDNIACSVRGIIATYGLGPQDATVAVMPLFHGHGLVAALLSTLVSGGTVLLPAAGRFSAHTFWDDVRAAGATWFTAVPTIHRILLERSGIDRPRDGVALRFIRSCSAALSAETAQALRAEFGAPVLSAYGMTEATHQVASTRDDQTVTTGLVGRSSGAEIRVVGEDGRPCPPEMVGEVWLRGPTVVRGYLANPQATAQTFTDGWLHTGDLGMLSETGELTLRGRIKELINRGGEKISPERVEAVLSSHPDVAEAAVYGVADPLYGETVAAAVVAASSAAPSAAELTEFCREWLAPFEVPASIWVADELPHTAKGSVDRRAVAERFRP, from the coding sequence ATGACTTCGACCGCCGAAACGTCGAGCCCGCGCGTCGCGGATCTGGTCCGGGCCGCTGCACGGCGCTGCCCGCAGGCGCGCGCGCTCGTCGTCACCGCCGATCGGACCCCGATCAGCTATCGGGGCCTGCTTGGATTGGTCGACGATTTGGCCGCACAGCTGGCGCGCGGGGGGCTGCGGCCCGGCGACCGGGTGGCGTTGCGCGCCCCCAGCAGCGCCGAGTTCGTGTCCGGGTTATTGGCGGGTTCCCGGGCCGGCCTCGTGGTTGTCCCGGTGGATCCTGCGCTGCCTCTGGCCGAGCAGCACGCCAGGATCGCCGCGGCGGGAGCGCGGGTTGTGTTGACCGACGCCGACGATCCCGGAGACGCCCCGTTCCCGTGTTGGTCCATCTCGCTGGGCAACGGCGCGGTGAGCCTGCACCCCGCCGGGGCGCCGTTGGGACCCTCCGCACCCCTGGAGGGATTGCGGCCCGATGACGCGATGATCATGTTCACCGGCGGCACGACCGGCTCGCCGAAGATGGTGCCCTGGACTCACGACAACATCGCCTGCTCGGTGCGCGGCATCATCGCGACCTATGGGCTCGGCCCGCAGGACGCGACCGTCGCGGTGATGCCGCTTTTTCACGGTCACGGTTTAGTGGCCGCGCTGCTGTCGACGCTGGTATCGGGGGGCACGGTGTTGCTTCCGGCTGCCGGGCGGTTTTCTGCGCACACGTTCTGGGACGACGTGCGCGCAGCCGGGGCCACGTGGTTCACCGCGGTGCCGACCATTCACCGTATCCTGTTGGAACGCAGTGGGATTGACCGGCCGCGAGACGGTGTCGCGCTGCGGTTTATCCGCAGCTGCAGCGCAGCGCTCAGTGCCGAGACCGCGCAGGCGTTGCGCGCGGAGTTCGGCGCGCCGGTGTTGAGCGCCTACGGCATGACCGAGGCGACCCACCAGGTCGCCAGCACCAGAGACGACCAGACCGTGACCACCGGTTTGGTCGGCCGGTCCAGCGGAGCCGAAATCCGGGTTGTCGGCGAGGACGGCCGGCCCTGCCCGCCGGAGATGGTGGGCGAGGTCTGGCTGCGCGGCCCGACGGTGGTGCGCGGCTATTTGGCGAATCCGCAAGCAACCGCTCAGACGTTCACCGACGGGTGGCTGCACACCGGTGATCTGGGGATGCTGTCGGAGACGGGAGAGCTGACCCTTCGCGGTCGGATCAAAGAGCTCATCAACCGGGGCGGGGAGAAGATCTCACCCGAGCGTGTCGAGGCGGTGCTGTCCAGCCACCCCGATGTCGCGGAGGCGGCCGTGTACGGCGTCGCCGACCCGCTCTACGGCGAGACGGTCGCCGCGGCGGTGGTGGCGGCGTCCTCCGCCGCGCCAAGCGCCGCCGAGCTGACCGAGTTCTGCCGGGAATGGCTGGCGCCCTTCGAGGTTCCCGCCAGCATTTGGGTGGCCGACGAACTGCCGCACACGGCGAAAGGTTCGGTGGACCGCCGGGCCGTGGCCGAGCGGTTCCGACCATGA
- the oxc gene encoding oxalyl-CoA decarboxylase produces MTTHSTSADLTDGFHVLVDALTLNGVETIYGLVGIPITDLARLAQASGIRFIGFRHETSAGNAAAAAGFLTRRPGICLTVSGPGFLNGLVALANATTNCFPMIQISGSSERQLVDLQRGDYEELDQLAAARPFAKAAYRIGRVQDIGLGVARAIRAAVSGRPGGVYLDVPGAVLGQAMDAAAAAETLWRVVDPAPRQLPAPEAVDRAVRLLAQAQRPLIVLGKGAAYARADNEIRQFVESTGIPFLPMSMAKGLLPDSHPQSAAAARSLALGRADVVMLVGARLNWLLGHGEPPRWSADAKFIQVDIEASEFDSNRPIAAPLAGDIGSVITALLDRMRELPVAAPTAWTGELAERRASNDAAMRQRLADDPHPMRFHNALRAVRDVLAHHPDVYVVNEGANALDIARNVIDMHAPRHRLDSGTWAVMGIGMGYAIAAAVETGQRVVAIEGDSAFGFSAMEFETVCRYRLPITVVVLNNGGVYRGDEISARGSDPAPTVLSAQARHELIAHAFGGRGYHVTTPAELQSALSEALASHGPAIVDCQLDPAAGTESGHLADLNPKSAATPSA; encoded by the coding sequence ATGACGACGCACTCTACATCGGCTGACTTGACCGACGGCTTCCACGTGCTTGTCGACGCGCTCACGCTCAACGGGGTCGAGACGATCTATGGGCTGGTGGGTATCCCGATCACCGATCTGGCCCGCCTCGCGCAGGCGTCGGGAATTCGCTTCATCGGGTTCCGGCACGAGACTTCCGCCGGCAATGCCGCGGCCGCCGCCGGGTTTCTCACCCGACGCCCGGGTATCTGTCTGACGGTGTCGGGGCCCGGATTCCTCAACGGCCTCGTCGCGCTGGCGAATGCCACCACGAACTGCTTCCCGATGATCCAAATCTCGGGATCGAGCGAACGGCAGCTGGTCGACCTGCAACGCGGCGACTACGAGGAGCTCGACCAGCTGGCCGCCGCCCGGCCATTCGCCAAGGCGGCGTACCGGATCGGGCGGGTACAAGACATCGGGCTGGGCGTGGCCCGCGCCATTCGCGCTGCGGTCTCGGGCCGACCGGGCGGCGTCTATCTCGACGTCCCGGGCGCGGTGCTCGGCCAAGCCATGGACGCTGCCGCCGCCGCTGAGACGCTATGGCGCGTCGTCGACCCCGCGCCGCGCCAGCTGCCGGCACCCGAGGCGGTCGACCGCGCGGTTCGGCTCCTGGCACAGGCACAGCGGCCGCTGATCGTCCTGGGAAAAGGTGCGGCATACGCCAGGGCCGACAACGAGATTCGGCAATTCGTGGAGTCCACGGGGATTCCGTTCCTGCCGATGTCGATGGCCAAGGGGCTGCTGCCCGATTCCCATCCACAGTCGGCGGCGGCCGCGCGTTCGCTGGCGCTGGGCCGCGCGGATGTGGTGATGCTGGTCGGCGCCCGGCTGAATTGGCTGCTGGGCCACGGCGAGCCGCCACGATGGTCCGCCGACGCAAAGTTCATCCAGGTCGACATCGAGGCGTCCGAATTCGACAGCAACCGGCCGATCGCGGCGCCCCTGGCCGGTGACATCGGCTCGGTGATCACTGCCCTGCTCGACCGCATGCGCGAGCTTCCGGTCGCCGCACCGACGGCGTGGACGGGTGAACTCGCCGAGCGCCGCGCCAGCAATGACGCCGCGATGCGCCAGCGCCTGGCCGACGACCCGCACCCGATGCGATTCCACAACGCGCTGCGCGCTGTGCGCGACGTGCTTGCGCACCATCCAGACGTCTACGTGGTCAACGAGGGCGCCAACGCGTTAGACATCGCCCGCAATGTCATCGACATGCATGCGCCGCGGCACCGGCTCGACAGCGGCACGTGGGCAGTGATGGGCATCGGCATGGGATATGCGATCGCGGCCGCGGTCGAGACCGGACAACGTGTGGTCGCCATCGAGGGTGACAGCGCGTTCGGCTTCAGCGCCATGGAATTCGAGACCGTGTGCCGCTACCGCCTGCCGATTACCGTCGTCGTGCTCAACAACGGCGGGGTTTACCGCGGCGACGAGATCTCGGCACGCGGGAGCGACCCCGCGCCCACCGTCCTGAGCGCGCAGGCGCGTCACGAGCTGATCGCACACGCATTCGGCGGCAGGGGCTATCACGTCACCACCCCCGCCGAGTTGCAGTCCGCGTTAAGCGAGGCGCTGGCATCCCATGGTCCGGCGATCGTCGACTGCCAGCTGGACCCGGCGGCCGGCACGGAAAGCGGACACCTCGCCGACCTCAACCCGAAGAGCGCGGCCACACCGTCTGCCTGA
- a CDS encoding thiolase family protein: MPKPVIVSAARTAIGTSFKGSLVNTPAEVLATTVLEETVRRSGIDPAVIDDIILAESHYGGGDLARYAAAASGLVSVPGQAVNRHCAGSLTAVADAAAQIGCGVEQVVVAGGVQSLSTGPLMNWRIPGPSLEFEERWMPPSHPETPDAPTRDMSITVGWNTAKALGISREEMDAWALRSHQRAVAAIDAGKFVDEIVPLKIQGADGALTDFSVDEHPRRDTSMEKLASLKVLHPEIEGFSITAGNSSGTNDAAAALTLADEGFARSAGLTVMGSVKTWAAVGVEPRDTGLGAVRVIGKVLDRAGLSANDVTLWEINEAFASVPIAACREYGLDEDRVNIYGSGCSLGHPIAATGARMLTTLVHELGRRGGGIGVAAMCAGGGQGGAVVIEV, encoded by the coding sequence ATGCCCAAGCCTGTCATCGTCAGCGCCGCGCGGACCGCAATCGGGACCTCATTCAAAGGCTCGCTGGTCAACACACCCGCCGAGGTGCTGGCGACCACCGTGCTCGAAGAAACGGTCCGGCGATCCGGCATCGACCCCGCGGTGATCGACGACATCATCCTTGCCGAATCTCATTACGGTGGTGGCGATCTGGCCCGCTACGCGGCCGCGGCGTCAGGTCTGGTGTCGGTACCGGGACAGGCGGTCAACCGGCATTGCGCGGGCAGCCTGACCGCGGTCGCCGATGCGGCCGCCCAGATCGGCTGCGGCGTCGAACAAGTGGTCGTCGCCGGGGGCGTGCAGTCACTGTCGACCGGGCCGCTGATGAACTGGCGCATCCCGGGACCGAGCCTGGAGTTCGAGGAGCGATGGATGCCGCCCTCGCACCCGGAAACACCGGATGCTCCCACCCGCGACATGTCGATTACCGTTGGCTGGAACACCGCCAAGGCGCTCGGCATCAGCCGCGAAGAAATGGACGCCTGGGCGTTGCGGTCACATCAACGCGCCGTCGCGGCAATCGATGCCGGCAAGTTCGTCGACGAGATCGTCCCACTGAAGATCCAGGGCGCCGACGGCGCGCTGACCGACTTCAGCGTGGACGAACATCCACGCCGCGACACCAGCATGGAGAAGCTGGCTTCGCTGAAGGTGTTACATCCCGAAATCGAGGGGTTTTCCATCACCGCGGGCAACAGCAGCGGCACCAACGACGCTGCCGCTGCCCTGACCTTGGCCGACGAGGGCTTTGCCCGCTCAGCGGGACTCACCGTGATGGGCAGCGTCAAAACCTGGGCGGCCGTCGGCGTCGAACCGCGGGACACCGGGCTGGGAGCGGTCCGGGTGATCGGCAAGGTGCTAGACCGAGCCGGTTTGTCCGCCAACGATGTCACGTTGTGGGAGATCAACGAGGCGTTCGCGTCGGTGCCGATCGCCGCATGCCGTGAGTACGGGCTCGACGAGGACCGAGTGAACATCTACGGCAGCGGGTGCAGCCTCGGCCACCCCATCGCGGCCACCGGGGCCCGCATGCTCACCACGCTCGTACACGAGTTGGGCCGCCGCGGCGGCGGGATCGGGGTGGCTGCGATGTGTGCTGGCGGCGGTCAGGGCGGGGCGGTCGTCATCGAGGTTTAA
- a CDS encoding TetR/AcrR family transcriptional regulator, with amino-acid sequence MAKQAAAEKRQRRERGSISVDEILNGAFEVAEQVSIDNLSMPLLAKHLDVGVTSIYWYFRKKDDLLNAMTDRALGQYDFATPFVEGRDWRESLHNHAHKMRQTFRANPVLCDLILIRGTFGREATQAAFQKLEKAVATLVEAGLSPQDAFDTYGSISVHVRGSVVLERLQAKSGGDGPHTDGAARIIDPATMPLIAELTGKGHRIGVADDINFEYGLNCILDHASRLIEQNTKSTADQANSKP; translated from the coding sequence TTGGCTAAACAGGCAGCCGCCGAGAAACGACAGCGGCGCGAACGCGGATCGATCAGCGTCGACGAAATCCTCAACGGCGCTTTCGAAGTGGCCGAGCAGGTGTCGATCGACAACCTCAGCATGCCGCTGCTGGCCAAGCACCTTGACGTCGGCGTCACAAGCATCTACTGGTACTTCCGCAAGAAAGACGACCTGTTGAATGCGATGACCGACCGCGCGCTCGGTCAATACGACTTCGCCACCCCGTTCGTCGAAGGCCGGGACTGGCGTGAGTCGCTCCACAACCACGCACATAAGATGCGCCAAACGTTCCGCGCCAACCCCGTCCTGTGCGACCTGATCCTGATCCGGGGCACGTTTGGCAGGGAAGCCACCCAGGCGGCCTTCCAGAAGCTGGAGAAAGCCGTCGCTACCCTGGTCGAGGCCGGGCTGTCACCGCAGGACGCGTTCGACACCTACGGTTCGATCTCGGTGCACGTCCGCGGTTCGGTGGTCCTCGAACGCCTGCAAGCCAAATCCGGCGGCGACGGGCCGCACACCGACGGTGCGGCACGCATCATCGACCCCGCCACCATGCCGCTAATCGCCGAACTGACCGGCAAAGGCCACCGTATCGGCGTGGCCGACGACATCAATTTCGAATACGGCCTCAACTGCATTCTTGACCACGCCAGCCGGCTCATCGAGCAGAACACCAAATCGACTGCAGACCAGGCAAATTCGAAGCCTTAA
- a CDS encoding acyl-CoA dehydrogenase family protein: MAFSLELSEDVIQVRDWVHEFAADVVRPAAAEWDEREETPWPIIQEAAKVGLYSIDLFSAQAAEPTGLGMLTVFEEMFWGDAGIALSILGTGLAAASLAATGTREQLTEWLPQMFGTVDDPKLASFCSSEPDAGSDVGAIATRARYVEATDEWVLNGTKTWATNGGIANVHIVVASVYPELGTRGQATFIIPPDTPGFRQGQKFSKHGIRASHTAEVILDDVRIPGRLIVGGRDKFEERIARVREGKSAGGQAALTTFERTRPAVGAMALGVARAAYEYALEYAQQREQFGRKIGDFQAIAFKLADMKARIDASRLLVWRAGWMARNNKPFVAAEGSMAKLVASETAVYVTDEAVQILGGNGYTREYPVERMRRDAKIFTIFEGTSEIQRLVISRAITGLPLR; encoded by the coding sequence CGCCGAGTGGGACGAACGCGAAGAGACTCCCTGGCCGATCATCCAGGAAGCCGCCAAGGTGGGCCTCTACTCCATCGACCTGTTCTCGGCGCAGGCCGCGGAACCGACCGGGTTGGGCATGCTGACGGTGTTCGAGGAGATGTTCTGGGGTGACGCGGGAATCGCGTTGTCGATCCTCGGCACCGGGCTGGCCGCGGCGTCGCTGGCCGCCACCGGCACTCGCGAGCAGCTCACCGAGTGGCTGCCGCAGATGTTCGGCACCGTCGACGACCCTAAGCTGGCGTCATTCTGCTCCTCGGAACCCGACGCGGGATCTGACGTCGGCGCGATCGCGACCCGCGCTCGTTACGTGGAGGCGACCGACGAGTGGGTGCTCAACGGCACGAAAACCTGGGCCACCAACGGCGGTATCGCCAACGTGCACATCGTGGTCGCCTCCGTCTATCCCGAGCTGGGCACACGGGGGCAGGCCACGTTCATCATCCCGCCGGACACTCCGGGTTTTCGGCAGGGACAGAAGTTTTCCAAGCACGGCATCCGCGCCTCGCACACCGCCGAAGTGATATTGGATGACGTGCGGATCCCCGGCCGGTTAATCGTCGGCGGGCGGGACAAGTTCGAGGAACGAATCGCACGCGTGCGGGAAGGAAAGAGCGCGGGCGGCCAGGCGGCCTTGACGACATTCGAGCGGACCCGGCCCGCAGTCGGGGCGATGGCGTTGGGCGTGGCGCGCGCAGCCTACGAATACGCGCTGGAGTATGCCCAACAGCGCGAGCAGTTCGGCCGCAAGATCGGCGATTTCCAGGCGATCGCATTCAAGCTCGCGGATATGAAGGCCCGGATCGACGCCTCGCGGCTGCTGGTGTGGCGGGCCGGGTGGATGGCCCGCAACAACAAGCCGTTTGTCGCCGCCGAGGGTTCGATGGCCAAGCTCGTCGCCAGCGAAACCGCCGTCTACGTCACCGATGAGGCAGTCCAAATACTCGGCGGCAACGGGTATACCCGGGAATATCCCGTGGAGCGGATGCGCCGAGACGCCAAGATTTTCACCATCTTCGAGGGCACCAGCGAGATCCAGCGCCTGGTCATCAGCAGGGCGATCACCGGCTTACCGCTGCGATAA